In Acipenser ruthenus chromosome 6, fAciRut3.2 maternal haplotype, whole genome shotgun sequence, the following proteins share a genomic window:
- the dnaaf10 gene encoding dynein axonemal assembly factor 10 — MSTPLEKPQIISHIQKSLNYTVFDSKWIPCSAKFVCMGNFPRGTGVIQIYEVQHGEVQLIKEIEKAKPFKCGTFGATSLQQRHLATGDFGGNLNIWNLEAPEIPVYSVKAHTEIVNTIDGVGGLGIGDGAPEIVTGSRDGTVKVWDPRQKDTPVANMEPIEGETKRDCWTVAFGNASNDQDRCVCAGYDNGDIKLFDLRNMSVRWETNIKNGVCCVEFDRKDINMNKLVATSLEGKFHVFDMRTQHPTKGFASVSEKAHKSTVWQARHLPQNRDIFMTAGGAGGLHLWKYEYPAQRSKKDADEIEMGVAGSASLLQNVTLSTQPIASLDWSPDKQGLCVCSAFDQTVRVLIVTKLNRV; from the exons ATGTCGACCCCATTGGAGAAGCCACAGATTATATCTCACATTCAGAAAAGTTTGAACTATACGGTTTTTGACAGCAAATGGATCCCCTGCAGCGCAAAGTTTGTATGCATGGGAAACTTTCCAAGAGGTACAGGAGTGATACAGATCTACGAGGTTCAACACGGGGAGGTTCAGCTTATCAAAGAG ATTGAAAAAGCCAAGCCTTTTAAATGTGGCACGTTTGGAGCAACTTCACTACAACAGAGGCATTTAGCAACTGGGGATTTTGGAGGAAACCTTAATATTTG gaaCCTTGAAGCTCCAGAGATCCCAGTTTATTCAGTGAAAGCACATACAGAAATTGTAAACACTATTGATGGTGTAGGAGGTCTGGGTATTGGGGATGGAGCTCCTGAAATTGTAACTGGGAGCAGAGATG GGACAGTAAAGGTGTGGGACCCAAGGCAGAAAGACACCCCTGTTGCTAATATGGAACCAATAGAAGGAGAAACAAAGAGAGACTGCTGGACTGTAGCATTTG GTAATGCCTCCAATGACCAGGATCGATGCGTCTGTGCTGGGTATGACAATGGCGATATTAAACTTTTTGATCTGAGGAACATGTCAGTAAGATgggaaacaaacataaaaaatggg GTATGTTGCGTTGAGTTTGACAGGAAAGACATCAATATGAACAAACTTGTTGCCACATCACTAGAAGGAAAATTTCATGTTTTCGACATGAGGACCCAACACCCAACCAAAGGTTTTGCTTCAGTCTCTGAAAAG GCCCATAAATCTACTGTCTGGCAGGCAAGGCACTTGCCACAGAACAGAGACATCTTTATGACGGCAGGGGGAGCAGGAGGCCTTCATCTTTGGAAATA tgagtaTCCAGCTCAAAGAAGTAAGAAGGATGCAGATGAGATTGAAATGGGAGTTGCAGGGTCTGCCAGTCTTCTGCAGAATGTCACTTTGTCAACGCAGCCTATTGCAAGTCTAGACTGGAGTCCTGATAAACAGGGTCTCTGTGTCTGCTCAGCCTTTGACCAAACTGTAAGGGTCCTTATTGTTACCAAACTCAACAGAGTTTAG